The Aeromicrobium yanjiei DNA segment ACGAGGTGACGGCGCGCATCGGCTTCGCCCCGCTGTTCGAGACCGTCGCCGAGCTGGAGGCGGCCGGCCCGCTGCTCGAGGCGCTGCTGGGCGATCCGACGTACCGGCGCATCGTCGCGGCCCGCGGCGACGTGCAGGAGATCATGCTGGGCTACTCCGACTCGTCCAAGGACGCGGGCATCGCGGCGTCGCAGTGGCAGGTCCACCGGGCCCAGCGGGCGCTGCGTGACATCGCGCGGGCGCACGGCGTCACGCTGCGCCTGTTCCACGGACGCGGTGGGTCGACCGGACGCGGCGGCGGCCCGACCGCCGAGGCGATCATGTCGCAGCCGTACGGCAGCCTCGACGGGCCGATCAAGATCACCGAGCAGGGCGAGGTCATCTCCGACAAGTACTCGCTCCCGGGGCTCGGCCGGCAGAATCTCGAGGCGGCGCTCGCCGCGGTGCTCGAGGCGTCCGTGCTGCACCGCACGTCGCTGCTGCCGACCGACGTCCTCGACGGCTGGAACGGCACGATGGACCTGGTCGCCGAGCAGGGCAAGCAGGCGTACCGGGCGCTGGTGCGCGACGAGGCGCTGGTCCCGTTCTTCGTCTCCGCCACGCCCGTCGACGAGCTGGGCAAGATGAACATCGGCTCCCGGCCGGCCAAGCGTCCCGGCGGCGCGGGCGGCCTCGACGACCTGCGCGCGATCCCGTGGGTGTTCGGCTGGACCCAGTCGCGGATCATCCTTCCCGGCTGGTTCGGCGTCGGCTCGGGCCTCGCGGCAGCGTTCGAGGACGGCCGCGGCGAGACGCTGCAGGAGATGTACGGCTCGTGGGCGTTCTTCCGGACGTTCGTGTCGAACGTGCAGATGACGCTGGCCAAGACCGACCTCGACATCGCCGCGGAGTACGTCCAGGCGCTCGTGCCGCAGGACTCCCGGGCGATCTTCGACACCATCCGGCGCGAGCACGAGCTCGCGGTCGAGCAGGTGCTGCGGGTGACCGGCCACGGCTCGCTGCTCGAGTCGGCGCCGGTCCTGCAACGGACGCTCGAGCTGCGCGACTTCTATCTCGCGCCGCTGCACGCGCTGCAGGTCTCGCTGCTGCGCCAGGTGCGGGCGGTCGACGAGCCCGACGACGACCTGCAGCGGGCCCTGCTGCTGACCATCAACGGCATCTCCGCGGGTCTGCGCAACACCGGGTAGGCGCGGACCGGCTGCCGATCGATAGGTTGCGGGTGCCCGGTCACCCCACCACGAGGAGCAGCATGCGCGCGATCACCCAGACACGGTTCGGCGGGACCGAGGTCCTCGAGCAGGTCACGGTGCCCGACCCCGAGCCGGCGGCCGGCGAGGTGCTGGTCCGCACCGGGGCCATCGGCGTCAACCCGTTGGACGTCGCGGTGCGCGAGGGCTGGTACCCGATGATCGGCGAGCCGCCGTTCACCCTCGGCTGGGACGTCGCCGGGACGGTCGAGGCGCTCGGCGAGGGGGTGACCGACTTCGCCGTCGGCGACCGCGTCTTCGGCATGCCGCGTCTGCCCGGAGCGGGCAACGCGTACGCCGAGAAGGTCGTCGTCCCCGCCACGGACCTCCTGGCGACCCCGGACTCGCTCGACGACGTCCACGCCGCTGCGCTCCCGCTCGTCGCCCTCACGGCGTACCGCTCGATCGTCGAGGTCGCCGGTCTCCAGCCGGGGCAGCGCGTGCTGGTGCAGGCGGCCGGCGGAGGCGTCGGCCACGTGGCGGTGCAGCTCGCGAAGGCGCTGGGTGCCGAGGTCGTCGCGACGGCCAGCGCCGGCAAGGTCGACTTCGTCCGCGGACTGGGTGCGGACCAGGTCATCGACTATCGGGAGCAGGACTTCACGACGCTGCTGTCCGATCTCGACCTCGTGATCGACCCGTTCGGCGGTGAGAGCGTCGAGCGCTCGCTGGCAGTCGTCAGGGACGGCGGCGTCGTCGCGTCGCTGCTCGACGTCCGCGAGGAGGACGTCGTCGCGGCCAAGGAGCGCGGGGTGGTGCTCAACCGCATCCGGATCGTGCCCAGTCGTACGGCGCTGCAGGCCTTCGTCGACCTGATCGACTCGGGCCGCCTCGCGGTGCACGTCGCCGGCACGTTCGCGCTGGACCAGGCGGGCGCCGCACACGACGAGCTCGGCCGCGGTGTCGCCGGCAAGCTCGTCCTGATCCCCTGACCCCGCCGGGCGCCGCCCTCGAGGGGGCGCCCAGCGGGACCTGTGTGGGGGCTACTTCTTGTAGGACAGGTTCAGGAAGAAGCTGCCGCGGGTGACGGCCGGCGTGGAGACCTTCGTGCCTGAGACCTTCGAGGTGCCGTTGGAGTTGGTGTAGTACTGCTCACCGATCAGGCGGTCGTTGCGAGGCTGCGCCTTGAGTGCGGCCAGCACCTCGGGCAGGGTCGCCGCGGGGGAGTCGCTCTCGAAGTAGTACTCCTCCTCGTCCTCCTCGTCCATGACGATCGTGAACTCCTCGTCGCTGCCCTCGTTCAGCGGGAAGTAGCTCTGCCCGCCCGAGATCGCCGCGACGCCGGTGCCGACGGCCCACTTGTTGACCTTGAGGTCCAGACGCGTGACCAGCGGCTTGGCGACCGAGTCCGGGCTCGCCGGACGCAGCGTCGCGCGTACCGGCAGGGTGCGGCCGCGCTTGGCCGAGACCTTCTTGCCGCTCTTGACCGTGACCCACGTGTTGACGGTCTTCTTGCCGACCTTGGTGCTCTTGCGGTACTCGACCTTCGCGATGCGCAGGGCGTTGTAGTCGGGCTTGAGCTCGTTGTCGATCGTGACCGAGTTGATCGTGATCTTCTGGTCCGAGGCGGTCTGCAGGAACTCGACGTCGCTCGCGACGTCGAACGGCATCTGCTCGGCCAGGAACGAGTCGTACGAGA contains these protein-coding regions:
- a CDS encoding NADP-dependent oxidoreductase, giving the protein MRAITQTRFGGTEVLEQVTVPDPEPAAGEVLVRTGAIGVNPLDVAVREGWYPMIGEPPFTLGWDVAGTVEALGEGVTDFAVGDRVFGMPRLPGAGNAYAEKVVVPATDLLATPDSLDDVHAAALPLVALTAYRSIVEVAGLQPGQRVLVQAAGGGVGHVAVQLAKALGAEVVATASAGKVDFVRGLGADQVIDYREQDFTTLLSDLDLVIDPFGGESVERSLAVVRDGGVVASLLDVREEDVVAAKERGVVLNRIRIVPSRTALQAFVDLIDSGRLAVHVAGTFALDQAGAAHDELGRGVAGKLVLIP